In Coregonus clupeaformis isolate EN_2021a chromosome 15, ASM2061545v1, whole genome shotgun sequence, one genomic interval encodes:
- the LOC123492621 gene encoding vegetative cell wall protein gp1-like gives MARPHPAFTKSLARAQASVPHPARAQASVPQPPTLPEPRPQSLSPPPCQSPGLSPSAPHPARAQASVPHPARAQASVPHPARAQASVPHPARAQASVPQSPTLPESRLQSLSPPPCQSPGLSPSVPHPARGLSPPPCQSPGLSPPPCQSPGLSPPPCQSPGLSPSVPHPARAQASVPQPPTLPESRPQSLTLPESRPQPPTLPESRPQSSTLPEPRPQSLSPPPCQSPGLSPPTLPEPRPQSSTLPEPRPQSLSPPPCQSPGLSPPPCQSPGLSPSPCQSPGLSPPVPHPARVQASVPHPARAQASVPQSPTLPESRPQSLSPPPCQSPGLSPSVPHPARAQASVPQPPHPARVQASVPHPARVQASAPHPATVQASVLHPARAQASVPQPPTLPEPRPQPPTLPEPRPQSLTLPESRPQSPTLPESRPQSPSPPPCQSPGLSPPPCQSPGLSPPPCQSPGLSPPPCQSPGLSPPPCQSPGLSPPVPHPARVQASVPHPARAQASVPHPARAQASVPHPARVQALLKELLK, from the exons atggccagg CCCCACCCTGCCTTCACCAAGTCACTAGCCAGAGCCCAGGCCTCAGTCCCTCACCCTGCCAGAGCCCAGGCCTCAGTCCCTCAGCCCCCCACCCTGCCAGAGCCCAGGCCTCAGTCCCTCAGCCCCCCACCCTGCCAGAGCCCAGGCCTCAGTCCCTCAGCCCCCCACCCTGCCAGAGCCCAGGCCTCAGTCCCTCATCCTGCCAGAGCCCAGGCCTCAGTCCCTCACCCTGCCAGAGCCCAGGCCTCAGTCCCTCACCCTGCCAGAGCCCAGGCCTCAGTCCCTCAGTCCCCCACCCTGCCAGAGTCCAGGCTTCAGTCCCTCAGTCCCCCACCCTGCCAGAGCCCAGGCCTCAGTCCCTCAGTCCCCCACCCTGCCAGAGGCCTCAGCCCCCCACCCTGCCAGAGTCCAGGCCTCAGCCCCCCACCCTGCCAGAGTCCAGGCCTCAGCCCCCCACCCTGCCAGAGCCCAGGCCTCAGTCCCTCAGTCCCCCACCCTGCTAGAGCCCAGGCCTCAGTCCCTCAGCCCCCCACCCTGCCAGAGTCCAGGCCTCAGTCCCTCACCCTGCCCGAGTCCAGGCCTCAGCCCCCCACCCTGCCAGAGTCCAGGCCTCAGTCCTCCACCCTGCCAGAGCCCAGGCCTCAGTCCCTCAGCCCCCCACCCTGCCAGAGCCCAGGCCTCAGTCCCCCCACCCTGCCAGAGCCCAGGCCTCAGTCCTCCACCCTGCCAGAGCCCAGGCCTCAGTCCCTCAGCCCCCCACCCTGCCAGAGTCCAGGCCTCAGCCCCCCACCCTGCCAGAGTCCAGGCCTCAGTCCCTCACCCTGCCAGAGTCCAGGCCTCAGTCCCCCAGTCCCTCATCCTGCCAGAGTCCAGGCCTCAGTCCCTCACCCTGCCAGAGCCCAGGCCTCAGTCCCTCAGTCCCCCACCCTGCCAGAGTCCAGGCCTCAGTCCCTCAGTCCCCCACCCTGCCAGAGCCCAGGCCTCAGTCCCTCAGTCCCCCACCCTGCCAGAGCCCAGGCCTCAGTCCCTCAGCCCCCCCACCCTGCCAGAGTCCAGGCCTCAGTCCCTCACCCTGCCCGAGTCCAGGCCTCAGCCCCCCACCCTGCCACAGTCCAGGCCTCAGTCCTCCACCCTGCCAGAGCCCAGGCCTCAGTCCCTCAGCCCCCCACCCTGCCAGAGCCCAGGCCTCAGCCCCCCACCCTGCCAGAGCCCAGGCCTCAGTCCCTCACCCTGCCAGAGTCCAGGCCTCAGTCCCCCACCCTGCCAGAGTCCAGGCCTCAGTCCCCCAGTCCCCCACCCTGCCAGAGTCCAGGCCTCAGTCCCCCACCCTGCCAGAGCCCAGGCCTCAGTCCCCCACCCTGCCAGAGCCCAGGCCTCAGTCCCCCACCCTGCCAGAGCCCAGGCCTCAGTCCCCCACCCTGCCAGAGTCCAGGCCTCAGTCCCCCAGTCCCCCACCCTGCCAGAGTCCAGGCCTCAGTCCCCCACCCTGCCAGAGCCCAGGCCTCAGTCCCCCACCCTGCCAGAGCCCAGGCCTCAGTCCCCCACCCTGCCAGAGTCCAGGCTCTCCTCAAAGAGCTACTCaaataa